One stretch of Periplaneta americana isolate PAMFEO1 chromosome 1, P.americana_PAMFEO1_priV1, whole genome shotgun sequence DNA includes these proteins:
- the LOC138708086 gene encoding uncharacterized protein isoform X1, giving the protein MIPGTARPSTNIYFLFLKYMELRLAISQYGNCSMRKVMAHFQILLISVAIIAVHNINCDLDGHGDLPVLSRRLRYVVFPEGTVMGLVLAANIAIDVKGDLSESWFLQADYHVPEDAQDFIYPFDLEGRNRTSRELDRTGAYRLLEDTFNRFGFDGMECILRTICEAAQTPLYKNEYNGLLGELLHILFVPSSSLDENLPPSFNIAERRGEDGKNCRVAYSKCSFGLIDSITTSLEE; this is encoded by the exons ATGATTCCCGGTACAGCAAGACCttcaacaaatatatattttttatttttaaaatatatggaacTTCGTCTTGCTATTTCTCAGTATGGAAACTGTTCAATGAGAAAGGTGATGGCACATTTTCAAATCCT tctCATATCCGTAGCAATAATAGCCGTACACAATATTAACTGCGATCTGGATGGACATGGAGACCTACCAGTTCTCTCACGACGACTGCGCTACGTCGTTTTCCCAGAAGGAACAGTTATGGGG TTGGTTTTGGCTGCAAATATCGCAATCGACGTCAAAGGTGACTTGTCCGAGTCTTGGTTCCTGCAGGCCGATTACCATGTTCCAGAAGACGCTCAGGATTTCATCTACCCCTTTGACTTGGAAGGGAGAAATCGAACATCGAGGGAGTTAGACAGAACTGGAGCCTATCGTTTGTTAGAGGACACATTCAATAG ATTTGGCTTTGACGGAATGGAATGTATTTTAAGAACAATATGCGAAGCAGCACAAACCCCATtgtataaaaatgaatacaatgGTCTTTTGGGGGAACTCCTGCACATCCTTTTCGT tCCGTCTTCATCCTTGGATGAGAACTTGCCACCATCGTTCAACATTGCCGAACGAAGAGGAGAGGATGGTAAAAACTGCCGTGTCGCATACTCAAAATGTTCTTTTGGGCTTATCGATTCCATAACGACATCCCttgaagaataa
- the LOC138708086 gene encoding uncharacterized protein isoform X2 yields MIPGTARPSTNIYFLFLKYMELRLAISQYGNCSMRKVMAHFQILLISVAIIAVHNINCDLDGHGDLPVLSRRLRYVVFPEGTVMGADYHVPEDAQDFIYPFDLEGRNRTSRELDRTGAYRLLEDTFNRFGFDGMECILRTICEAAQTPLYKNEYNGLLGELLHILFVPSSSLDENLPPSFNIAERRGEDGKNCRVAYSKCSFGLIDSITTSLEE; encoded by the exons ATGATTCCCGGTACAGCAAGACCttcaacaaatatatattttttatttttaaaatatatggaacTTCGTCTTGCTATTTCTCAGTATGGAAACTGTTCAATGAGAAAGGTGATGGCACATTTTCAAATCCT tctCATATCCGTAGCAATAATAGCCGTACACAATATTAACTGCGATCTGGATGGACATGGAGACCTACCAGTTCTCTCACGACGACTGCGCTACGTCGTTTTCCCAGAAGGAACAGTTATGGGG GCCGATTACCATGTTCCAGAAGACGCTCAGGATTTCATCTACCCCTTTGACTTGGAAGGGAGAAATCGAACATCGAGGGAGTTAGACAGAACTGGAGCCTATCGTTTGTTAGAGGACACATTCAATAG ATTTGGCTTTGACGGAATGGAATGTATTTTAAGAACAATATGCGAAGCAGCACAAACCCCATtgtataaaaatgaatacaatgGTCTTTTGGGGGAACTCCTGCACATCCTTTTCGT tCCGTCTTCATCCTTGGATGAGAACTTGCCACCATCGTTCAACATTGCCGAACGAAGAGGAGAGGATGGTAAAAACTGCCGTGTCGCATACTCAAAATGTTCTTTTGGGCTTATCGATTCCATAACGACATCCCttgaagaataa